The proteins below come from a single Staphylococcus sp. MI 10-1553 genomic window:
- the secY2 gene encoding accessory Sec system protein translocase subunit SecY2 encodes MFQQYEYKILHKRILFTIFVLLIYILGSHVPIIPAQAMRHHDNGFYRLAVSNMGGDVSILNVFSLGLGPWLTAMLIISLWSYKNIEKSMRQTRAEKHFKEKFLTLALSVIQGVFVLNQFVYHSQLKQFNMLLLLLILIAGAMMMVWLADQNVRNGIAGPMPIVMLSIVRSIFNQQGPKLKIETYELIIVVVLIILALFTLLLIELVEYRTDYLDIMDISNNSTVNYLAWKINPGGSLSIMISLSVFFLLNSIVNLILKFTLGHPHHIRIFSFDHYIGISAYLLLQMILGYFLSRLLINTKQNTKKFLKNGNYFVDVRPGKETAAYLDKMARRVCWFGTLIVGVIIGIPLYSSLFIPHLSQQIYLAVQLIILVYIAINIADTFKTYLYFDKYQRFLKKYW; translated from the coding sequence ATTTTCCAACAATACGAATACAAAATTTTACACAAAAGAATATTATTCACAATTTTTGTTTTATTGATATACATATTAGGTAGCCACGTTCCCATCATCCCTGCGCAAGCAATGCGACACCATGATAATGGGTTTTATAGGCTTGCTGTGTCTAATATGGGAGGAGATGTGTCTATACTCAATGTTTTTTCTCTTGGATTAGGTCCTTGGTTAACAGCCATGCTGATTATTAGTTTATGGTCTTATAAAAATATTGAAAAATCTATGAGACAAACGCGGGCGGAAAAGCATTTTAAAGAAAAGTTTCTGACTTTGGCATTGAGTGTGATTCAAGGTGTCTTCGTCTTAAATCAATTCGTTTACCATAGTCAATTAAAGCAGTTCAATATGCTACTTTTATTACTTATTTTAATAGCGGGTGCAATGATGATGGTCTGGTTAGCTGATCAAAATGTGAGGAACGGCATTGCAGGGCCGATGCCAATCGTAATGTTGAGTATTGTGAGATCTATTTTTAATCAGCAAGGTCCCAAATTGAAGATAGAAACGTATGAATTAATCATCGTGGTGGTGTTAATTATTTTGGCACTGTTTACTTTATTATTGATTGAGTTGGTTGAATACCGTACAGATTATCTAGACATCATGGATATTTCAAATAACAGTACAGTCAATTATTTAGCCTGGAAAATTAATCCAGGTGGAAGTTTGTCCATTATGATTAGTTTGTCTGTTTTTTTCCTATTAAATAGTATAGTGAATTTGATTTTAAAGTTTACTTTAGGACATCCACATCATATTAGAATATTTTCCTTCGATCATTATATAGGAATCAGTGCCTACTTATTATTACAGATGATTTTAGGTTACTTTTTGTCACGCTTATTAATCAACACAAAGCAGAATACGAAAAAATTTTTAAAGAATGGAAACTATTTTGTGGATGTGAGACCGGGTAAAGAGACCGCTGCTTATCTCGATAAAATGGCTAGAAGGGTATGCTGGTTCGGAACGTTAATTGTTGGAGTAATTATTGGTATTCCATTGTATAGTTCATTATTTATCCCACATTTATCACAACAAATCTATTTAGCAGTTCAATTGATAATTTTAGTTTATATCGCTATTAATATCGCTGATACATTTAAAACATATCTCTATTTCGATAAGTATCAGCGCTTTTTAAAAAAATATTGGTGA
- the asp3 gene encoding accessory Sec system protein Asp3 has translation MKEGNNFNIRWTQITDSTFMYGTQFRFNHSDTVFHNALMPSGIVIHEWKMMTNFEKDKTIPTLPILKKGQLYHFYFDYDVVPENGIYFKIIFKRRDNTICDFQIVKGHEADVILPESAFNYEVQMINAASESVTFRQISISEGQARSAQTHLVVSDIYHQNHRISLLNVLFVENREISQHAIRHIKNCVMVHHWDTSTDTETALKLVKLLKPLAENRQLHFIGYDARSNAIACLMAKQMKGKAFVTSHNVRIEDIPHQSEEVVIYGTREDELTEALALVQTLRNPSHRLYDLDFAWTNGGEQ, from the coding sequence ATGAAAGAGGGAAATAACTTTAACATTCGATGGACACAAATTACAGACTCAACCTTTATGTATGGGACGCAGTTTCGATTTAATCATTCAGATACCGTGTTTCACAATGCACTCATGCCCTCTGGTATTGTCATACATGAATGGAAAATGATGACAAACTTTGAAAAAGATAAAACAATCCCAACGTTACCCATTTTAAAGAAAGGGCAACTGTATCACTTTTATTTTGATTATGATGTCGTCCCTGAAAATGGTATTTATTTTAAAATTATTTTTAAACGTCGGGACAATACGATTTGTGATTTTCAAATTGTTAAGGGGCATGAAGCTGACGTAATCTTACCGGAGAGTGCTTTTAATTATGAGGTCCAAATGATTAACGCTGCCTCAGAGTCTGTGACATTTCGTCAAATTTCCATTAGTGAGGGGCAAGCTCGATCGGCACAAACCCATCTTGTCGTAAGTGACATCTATCATCAAAATCATCGTATCTCTTTGCTCAATGTGCTATTTGTCGAAAACCGTGAGATAAGCCAACATGCCATTCGCCATATTAAAAACTGTGTGATGGTACACCATTGGGATACATCAACGGATACAGAGACTGCTTTAAAGTTGGTCAAATTATTAAAACCTTTAGCTGAAAATCGTCAACTGCATTTTATAGGCTATGATGCACGTTCTAATGCGATAGCGTGTTTGATGGCAAAGCAGATGAAGGGCAAAGCATTTGTGACATCTCATAATGTGCGTATTGAGGATATACCTCATCAGTCGGAGGAGGTTGTAATATACGGTACGCGTGAAGATGAACTTACAGAAGCATTAGCGCTCGTCCAAACGTTACGAAATCCGAGTCATCGATTATACGATTTGGATTTTGCATGGACGAACGGAGGTGAACAATGA
- a CDS encoding MSCRAMM family adhesin SdrC, whose translation MLVDVEALLACDSLVDADSLAFANDSDVEPLTDVDSLPDTDALVDVDSLSDTDALVDTDALLACDSLVDADSLAFANDSDVEPLTDVDVLSDTDVLVDTDALLASDSLVDADSLAFANDSDVEPLTDVDSLSDTDALVDADSLAFANDSDVEPLTDVDSLPDTDALVDVDSLA comes from the coding sequence GTGCTTGTCGATGTTGAAGCGCTCTTAGCTTGTGATTCGCTTGTTGATGCTGACTCACTTGCTTTTGCCAACGATTCTGATGTTGAGCCACTTACTGATGTTGACTCGCTTCCAGATACTGATGCGCTTGTCGATGTTGACTCGCTTTCAGATACTGATGCACTTGTCGATACTGACGCACTCTTAGCTTGTGATTCGCTTGTTGATGCTGACTCGCTTGCTTTTGCCAACGACTCTGATGTTGAACCACTCACTGACGTTGACGTACTTTCAGATACTGATGTGCTTGTCGATACTGACGCACTCTTAGCTTCTGATTCGCTTGTTGATGCAGACTCACTCGCTTTTGCCAACGACTCTGATGTTGAGCCACTTACTGATGTTGACTCGCTTTCAGATACTGATGCACTTGTCGATGCTGATTCGCTTGCTTTTGCTAACGACTCTGATGTTGAACCACTCACTGACGTTGACTCGCTTCCAGATACTGATGCACTCGTTGACGTTGATTCGCTCGCTTGA
- the asp2 gene encoding accessory Sec system protein Asp2, which translates to MARKYKVLQIGGTDYSHHFASRNEVDFQYLNFPLTEADELYMRESNKPKEFELIFVQTAYSLPLMTLLQHISTPYSTYIDQQFWDTQFQNDPLVRQRMIRPFQYRNPDDRLYKLLALSFPGQYGDKIPPSCCVVNPRFNGDAYYDGNNALVLTGDFGVDFKPILTWQKYLFYDHDKVIQIWPEFSVTGNVEVSFTFRLLEFGTRDTFNRTFVLTHKQLTKPLEIPVDDKSAYILISAKAKGTGTLRIGAIHKRWSRLEMGQCILGGERYVDETREEFIHYFDPGDLKPPLNVYFSGYRTAEGFEGFYMMRKLKTPFLLIGDPRIEGGAFYLGSKSFENHIVQVIKDKLDFLGFKDDDLILSGLSMGSFGALYYGAQLKPAAIVVGKPLINIGSIAKNMRLRRPEEFGTALDLLMKNEKAMDDAAIERLNQKFWHTLEQSDLKNTTVAVSYMEDDDYDLHAFSMLLPVLSRQHVRVMSRSIPGRHNDDTPTITNWFVNFYNMILESRFGRVTHERGK; encoded by the coding sequence ATGGCGCGTAAATATAAAGTGTTACAAATTGGAGGCACAGACTATTCTCATCATTTTGCTTCAAGAAATGAGGTGGACTTTCAATATTTGAATTTTCCATTGACTGAGGCAGATGAATTGTATATGCGAGAAAGTAATAAACCAAAAGAATTTGAACTTATTTTTGTACAAACGGCTTATTCTCTTCCTTTGATGACATTATTACAACATATAAGCACACCCTATAGTACTTACATTGATCAACAATTTTGGGATACTCAGTTTCAAAATGATCCGCTCGTTCGACAACGGATGATTCGACCTTTTCAATACCGTAATCCCGATGATAGATTGTATAAGTTACTCGCGTTATCATTTCCTGGGCAATATGGTGATAAAATCCCGCCATCTTGTTGTGTTGTAAATCCAAGGTTTAACGGCGATGCCTATTATGATGGGAACAATGCATTAGTACTCACAGGGGACTTTGGTGTGGACTTTAAACCCATTTTAACATGGCAAAAATATTTATTTTACGATCATGATAAAGTGATTCAAATATGGCCAGAATTCTCTGTGACTGGAAATGTTGAGGTTTCATTTACATTTCGTTTATTAGAATTTGGTACGAGAGACACGTTTAATAGAACGTTTGTATTAACACATAAGCAACTCACTAAGCCATTAGAAATACCTGTTGACGATAAATCTGCATATATCTTGATTAGTGCTAAGGCAAAAGGAACGGGCACACTACGTATCGGTGCGATTCACAAAAGATGGTCTCGCCTTGAAATGGGACAATGTATTTTAGGAGGAGAACGCTACGTAGATGAAACGCGTGAAGAGTTCATACATTACTTTGATCCCGGAGATTTAAAACCACCCCTCAATGTCTATTTTAGTGGTTATCGTACTGCTGAAGGATTTGAAGGGTTTTACATGATGCGTAAATTAAAAACGCCCTTTCTTTTAATTGGAGATCCGAGAATAGAAGGAGGCGCCTTTTATTTAGGGTCAAAATCTTTTGAAAATCATATTGTTCAAGTCATAAAAGACAAGTTAGATTTTCTTGGATTCAAAGATGACGATCTTATTTTGTCTGGACTGTCAATGGGTTCATTCGGTGCATTGTATTATGGTGCACAGTTGAAACCGGCGGCTATTGTGGTAGGTAAACCGTTGATCAACATTGGAAGTATTGCAAAAAATATGCGTTTAAGACGTCCTGAGGAATTTGGCACAGCACTGGATTTACTCATGAAAAATGAAAAAGCAATGGATGACGCTGCAATAGAGCGACTCAATCAAAAATTTTGGCATACTTTAGAACAATCCGATTTGAAAAACACGACAGTAGCAGTTTCATATATGGAAGATGATGACTATGATTTGCATGCATTTAGTATGTTGCTTCCTGTGTTGTCTCGTCAACATGTTCGTGTGATGAGTCGAAGTATCCCTGGGCGACATAATGATGATACACCCACAATTACGAATTGGTTTGTTAATTTTTACAATATGATTCTCGAGAGTCGATTTGGGAGAGTGACACATGAAAGAGGGAAATAA
- a CDS encoding LPXTG cell wall anchor domain-containing protein, with amino-acid sequence MAKASESASTSESQAKSASTSTSTSQSESTSASDSARQASESASTSASVSGSESTSVSGSTSESLAKASESASTSTSQSESTSASDSARQASESASTSASVSESTSTSVSGSTSESLAKASESASTSASVSGSESTSVSGSTSESLAKASESASTSTSQSESTSASDSARQASESASTSASVSESESTSVSGSTSESLAKASESASTSESQAKSASTSTSTSQSESTSASDSARQASESASTSDSMSTSQSNSASQLASMSESVTSASTSASTSTSMSTSTSQSESAKVTSTGQPPTSDLPSAVISGSMSMSNSYKVPTNVSELLSESVSASTSYSQVTQSTSAASVSAKESQSISTSQVMSESMQVQSSTSMSTAVSNAQSVKASDSTSVQSSVQASESAKASTSTSMSTAISNSQSMSLSADQSNTDASTMSASESASVSTSISTSQSDASSQHAVESASASASTSASDMMNDKHSESLSTSTSTQQSLSMSKVDSASASDSTSTSKVESVKSSVSTSISNNNSTNQSLSVSASTSLSLLFNDIRSQSASASMSTSLSTSAISSMTTHQSPSTVASESVSASTSSSDSTVASASVSTSSSQSGLLSQSTQTSNNQVISESTSTKVSQSQSEVASTSASASMSKAAEQSVQHSLSDSASTSKSNSLSSFDKASQQAVESASTSTSVGEKASTSASMSTSASASASASMSTTASENKASTASNVNSQSVSASNSAMASEKASLSNHESLSTSASASLTEVEKASASASTSVSTSASASTSMSVHAAESTSLSATNSMSASTSMSTSTSNSLSTYESLSVSLSVKDSQSMRTSTSASTSASTSASTSASTSTSTSTSMSTSASASMRTSTSASTSASASMNENTSHSMTSSESMQLPSHNTAQSTDKQAQVTKETLPDTGQATSQSGLFGAVAAMLAGIGLIKKSRKDKKDDHSSSEQ; translated from the coding sequence TTGGCAAAAGCAAGTGAGTCAGCATCAACAAGCGAATCACAAGCTAAGAGCGCTTCAACATCGACAAGCACGTCGCAATCTGAAAGCACATCAGCATCAGATTCAGCACGTCAAGCAAGCGAATCAGCATCGACAAGTGCATCAGTATCTGGAAGCGAGTCAACATCAGTAAGTGGCTCAACATCAGAATCGTTGGCAAAAGCAAGTGAGTCAGCGTCAACAAGCACGTCGCAATCTGAAAGTACATCAGCATCAGATTCAGCACGTCAAGCGAGCGAATCAGCATCGACAAGTGCATCAGTATCTGAAAGTACGTCAACATCAGTAAGTGGCTCAACATCAGAGTCGTTAGCAAAAGCAAGCGAATCAGCATCGACAAGTGCATCAGTATCTGGAAGCGAGTCAACATCAGTAAGTGGATCAACATCAGAGTCATTAGCGAAAGCAAGTGAATCAGCGTCAACAAGCACGTCGCAATCTGAAAGCACATCAGCATCAGATTCAGCACGTCAAGCAAGCGAATCAGCATCGACAAGTGCATCAGTATCTGAAAGCGAGTCAACATCAGTAAGTGGCTCAACATCTGAATCGTTGGCAAAAGCAAGTGAGTCTGCATCAACAAGCGAATCACAAGCTAAGAGCGCTTCAACATCAACAAGCACGTCACAATCTGAAAGTACATCAGCATCAGATTCAGCACGTCAAGCGAGCGAATCAGCATCAACAAGTGATTCTATGTCAACAAGTCAATCTAATTCGGCAAGTCAATTGGCATCAATGTCGGAAAGTGTGACAAGTGCTTCAACATCAGCAAGTACATCAACATCAATGAGCACGTCAACAAGTCAGTCAGAATCAGCGAAAGTAACATCAACAGGTCAACCACCAACATCAGATTTACCAAGTGCGGTAATTAGTGGATCGATGAGTATGTCCAATTCGTACAAAGTGCCTACAAATGTTTCTGAATTGTTGAGTGAATCCGTGAGTGCGTCTACGAGTTATTCTCAAGTTACGCAATCAACAAGTGCTGCAAGTGTAAGTGCGAAAGAGAGTCAATCTATTTCTACTTCACAAGTGATGAGTGAATCGATGCAAGTTCAAAGCAGTACATCTATGAGCACAGCTGTTTCAAATGCGCAATCAGTAAAAGCGTCAGATTCGACATCGGTACAATCATCTGTACAAGCAAGTGAATCAGCAAAAGCATCAACAAGTACATCAATGAGTACTGCAATCAGCAATTCTCAATCAATGAGCTTATCAGCTGATCAATCAAACACAGATGCTTCAACGATGAGTGCTTCTGAAAGTGCAAGTGTAAGTACATCTATCAGTACTTCTCAAAGTGATGCATCATCTCAACACGCTGTAGAAAGTGCATCAGCATCTGCTTCTACATCAGCGAGCGATATGATGAATGATAAACATAGCGAATCATTATCGACAAGTACATCTACGCAACAGTCATTAAGTATGTCTAAAGTAGATTCAGCATCGGCAAGTGACTCTACTTCAACTTCTAAAGTCGAGAGCGTTAAGTCGAGCGTATCAACAAGCATTTCTAATAATAACTCAACAAATCAGTCATTATCAGTAAGTGCTTCGACAAGCTTATCGTTATTGTTTAATGACATCAGAAGTCAATCAGCAAGCGCATCAATGAGTACATCATTGTCAACGAGTGCGATTTCGAGTATGACAACGCATCAATCACCAAGCACAGTTGCATCAGAATCAGTGTCGGCAAGTACTTCATCAAGTGATTCAACAGTTGCATCAGCATCAGTAAGTACTTCATCAAGTCAATCAGGATTATTGAGCCAATCTACTCAAACATCAAATAATCAAGTGATTTCTGAAAGTACTTCAACGAAAGTGTCACAATCTCAATCAGAAGTTGCATCGACATCAGCAAGTGCATCAATGTCTAAAGCGGCAGAACAATCTGTACAGCATTCATTAAGTGATTCGGCATCAACTTCTAAGTCAAACAGCTTATCAAGTTTTGATAAAGCATCACAACAAGCAGTTGAAAGTGCTTCAACATCAACATCTGTGGGTGAAAAAGCATCAACAAGTGCGTCAATGAGTACATCGGCAAGTGCATCTGCTTCAGCGTCTATGTCAACAACTGCATCTGAAAACAAAGCATCAACTGCATCGAATGTAAACAGTCAATCAGTAAGTGCTTCAAACAGTGCTATGGCAAGTGAAAAAGCATCATTGTCGAATCATGAATCGTTGTCGACAAGTGCATCTGCTTCATTAACTGAGGTAGAAAAAGCATCAGCAAGTGCGTCAACAAGCGTATCAACAAGCGCATCAGCATCAACATCAATGTCAGTTCACGCTGCTGAAAGTACATCATTATCAGCGACTAACTCAATGAGCGCATCAACAAGCATGTCAACAAGTACATCAAACAGCTTATCGACATATGAAAGCTTATCTGTAAGTCTTTCTGTTAAGGATTCTCAATCAATGCGTACATCGACAAGTGCGTCAACAAGTGCGTCAACGAGTGCGTCAACGAGTGCTTCGACAAGCACATCAACAAGTACGTCAATGAGTACATCAGCAAGTGCATCAATGCGTACATCAACAAGTGCGTCGACAAGTGCATCAGCATCTATGAATGAGAACACGAGTCATTCAATGACGTCTTCTGAATCAATGCAGTTACCAAGTCACAATACAGCGCAATCAACTGACAAACAGGCACAAGTGACAAAAGAAACTTTACCAGACACAGGTCAAGCTACGAGTCAAAGTGGATTGTTTGGCGCAGTTGCAGCAATGTTAGCTGGAATTGGATTGATCAAAAAGTCTCGAAAAGACAAAAAGGATGATCATTCATCATCTGAACAATAA
- the asp1 gene encoding accessory Sec system protein Asp1, with the protein MKFFIPAWYSEGHWWQSNAKPAFFKKSKTEFDDLISLMGMHVKNKRPFEMLILNYSPDLRTFLHRYDLFDAGYWSVFDAIQGFTHQTPQSVDYRTLDWPEDTEFIYATSYIRAFTAEHQYSNIHFSQDGYLVWIESFENHIQRYRYIFDDRGYLSSVMTYNQQGEAERHFYMTLDGDWVMQEDLISGEVKIHRNYYHLFNNQVYLSMDEVIDEWLSRYFKQRADDFETVIAASDIRHNAMIANHVASEQLCFSIFQQRKTSLEENGMSAIEKAKYWLVDTIENTEKLSRYQKQSHSENQLLRITPFDVQVNANMSSQLYEMNIGVWVDGMCQDTFRNVMSQLEQEMQQHSQVRVVLLSKQTDILPQWVSETMKSMNEVLNQKQQAPEMIRDIMYKEETTYVDLKSVPFENQLVEVVRTLRLIIDLNHEPDLFLQICSIGAGLPQINRNPTDYVQHNMNGYLINDINDLSIATDYFLNHLKNWNQAFSYSMKLAKHYSSSQILTQLDERRLRDKNGA; encoded by the coding sequence ATGAAGTTTTTTATACCAGCTTGGTATAGCGAAGGGCATTGGTGGCAAAGTAATGCAAAACCAGCTTTTTTTAAAAAATCGAAAACAGAATTTGATGATTTGATTAGTTTGATGGGGATGCACGTTAAAAATAAACGTCCTTTTGAAATGTTGATATTGAATTACAGTCCAGATTTACGTACATTTTTACACCGATACGATTTGTTTGATGCAGGTTATTGGTCGGTGTTTGATGCGATTCAAGGTTTCACACATCAAACACCACAATCTGTAGATTATCGTACATTAGACTGGCCTGAAGATACCGAATTTATTTATGCAACATCCTATATACGCGCTTTTACAGCGGAGCATCAATATTCAAATATACATTTTAGTCAGGACGGTTATCTTGTTTGGATTGAATCTTTTGAGAATCATATACAACGCTATCGTTATATTTTTGATGATAGGGGTTATCTTTCAAGTGTGATGACCTACAATCAACAAGGCGAAGCAGAACGACATTTTTATATGACGCTTGATGGAGATTGGGTGATGCAAGAGGATTTGATTTCAGGAGAAGTTAAAATTCATCGCAACTATTATCATCTTTTCAACAATCAGGTGTATTTGAGCATGGATGAAGTGATAGATGAATGGCTTTCACGTTATTTTAAACAGCGCGCTGATGATTTTGAGACGGTAATCGCTGCGTCTGATATTCGTCATAATGCGATGATTGCGAATCATGTTGCATCTGAACAGTTATGCTTCTCAATTTTTCAGCAAAGAAAAACATCTCTTGAGGAAAATGGTATGTCAGCAATAGAAAAAGCTAAGTACTGGCTTGTCGATACGATAGAAAATACTGAAAAGCTGTCACGATATCAAAAACAATCTCACAGCGAAAATCAGCTTTTACGTATTACACCCTTTGACGTCCAAGTGAATGCGAATATGAGTAGTCAGTTATATGAGATGAATATAGGCGTGTGGGTTGACGGTATGTGTCAAGACACATTCAGAAATGTGATGAGCCAACTTGAGCAAGAGATGCAGCAACATTCACAAGTACGCGTGGTGTTATTAAGCAAGCAGACGGATATTTTACCACAATGGGTTTCTGAAACGATGAAAAGCATGAATGAAGTATTAAATCAAAAGCAACAAGCACCTGAAATGATTCGAGACATTATGTATAAAGAAGAAACAACATATGTTGACTTAAAGTCGGTGCCATTTGAAAATCAATTAGTCGAGGTCGTGCGAACTTTAAGGCTTATTATCGATTTAAATCATGAACCAGATCTTTTTCTTCAAATTTGTTCGATTGGTGCGGGATTACCTCAAATTAACCGGAATCCAACTGACTACGTGCAACATAACATGAATGGTTATTTAATTAATGATATTAATGATTTGTCTATTGCGACAGATTACTTTTTAAATCATTTGAAAAACTGGAATCAAGCATTTTCTTATTCAATGAAACTTGCAAAACATTATTCATCCAGTCAAATCTTAACACAATTAGATGAAAGGAGGTTGCGGGATAAAAATGGCGCGTAA